In the Glycine max cultivar Williams 82 chromosome 19, Glycine_max_v4.0, whole genome shotgun sequence genome, CTTTGCCCATTTATGAAcctgaaaaggaaaaattaaacaaatcaaTTATGAAATTAGGACCATATTGACCAAATGCTGCACaatcattttacacaaaaagcAATTTCCCCTAGCTAGTCGCAAAGTATAGAAATTGGTGGTCACACTTCTCCTAGTGGACCTTTAACCAGCTGCATGTAataagggtgttgctaggtgcacccagcattattacTGGTGCACCCAGCCCTTAAagagaaaagattaaaatatcctTAATTCGTAAgccttttaaattgatttgtatGCACTTAAtatcaacaaacaaatcaacttgatctgtatcaACTttatgaatcaacttgatctatACGATTTACGGACCATCCTCATACACACCCATCACAAATGCGAAGAAAATATAGGAACAAttttgacattttaaaaaatactgggTGTACCTAGCAACACCCATGTAATAACTATCAAGATTGTTATCATATACGATAAGCCTAACATATGGTCAAAATAACTTTACAAATTTGACTAGtaaaattattgtttgaatTAGTTGGGCTCGGCCCTATTCAGTTCACATGGAGTCAACCCAGTCCACAATTTAATTGGACCAAGAAAAAAGTCCACAATTTAAAAGTGTCTAAACTAACAGTAAATTTAGTTtagaattattaaaatatttatttataaagtatACTACTGTACTGAACTGTCATTTTAAAACAtaagaacatatttatttaaattaatgatttagGATTTTTTAATACAGTTAATTTAAGTCTCTTTATactaatcaattaaataaattatcagtAGTTAATATTTCAtactttaaaaatgaaaatttgaaatatatatatatatatatatatatatatatatatatatatatatatatatatatatatgtttattaatGGACAACTTTATTACACTACAATTCATATATAGCTAGTTGAaacaaacattaaatttatatgaaataaatttggcCTAATTTGCACACCCAAGAGAGTATCATGAGACTACAAATAAAAGTTCTCACTTATTATAGCAAGAGAAAAAGGTTAGGGTAACTAGAACAACCATGATACTCTCacagtaaataaaatattttatggacAGGTATACGGATAATGTTGCCTAAGGGAATGGGAGATAAGTATAATTTCCAGAACACCCACACTTCTTTTCCATCTCCTCCGGATATATAAATAGTGAAAAAGTTACAGAAGGCCTATGGTTTTAACAAGGAAAAGACttataaaaagttgaaaaaggAGCCTATTATTAGAATATTCGTTTTCCACATATCATTGGAAACACCTGAAGATCAGGAGTGAGGTGGCGATgtctttaacttttttctttacttCCTTTGGTTTCTACATACTTTTTCTTGTGAACAAATATTTCTACATACTTTAGTACATAGATTCCGctgaaacaatatatatatatatatatatatatatatatatatatatatatatatatatatatatatatatatatatatatatatttatttattttcctctttCACATACTACGAGATTCGAAATCTTTAGATCCGATTAAGCTTATTATAATGATTGAATTGCAATCTAATAACAGGCAGATCAGGACCACTGATATATGTTGCCAAGTTCAAATGGgctttaagtttatttttatatgattaatgaTTCAGAAGTcattactaataatatttagTATATATTAATCTTTACGATATTATCGAGATAAAGATAAGAATATTGTTCTTATCATTTAGATTTACGAATATTAGCtgtatatttttaagattttaacaaTGTTagcatttgaattttcttattttcgcTCAATATATAGAATCTAACAAAAATTTACGAGGCCTTTTATATAACATATTTCGtcttcttataaaattattttttttctataagaaaacaacaatttaaaGTGATTCTTCCATCGGCCCAGTATTCATATTTATAGCACAGCTTGCTAAATTTGtaagataatatttaaaaaaaatgtatgaatataaaaaaaaaatcattattattttaatatattatggaATTTTAGTTGGCTAATTATCCGTGTATATAAATATGCAGTCTTGAGGTAATCAATTTAAGGATTAacatgaagaagaagataaattATGTACCAAATTGTTCTCGTTAAATTTCCTCTGTTATTTGTGGGAAACTGCTCTGCAATAGAGGCCCATTTGTTAGTCTTGTTTGAAACATGGGCCGTGTTTATTAGTTAGTTTCAACGATGGCATGAATGAAGGCccgcctttttctttttaaaaataaaaaattaattataggtATTTGCTAATTTATACTCActaatttttagaaataatatttattaagttactccttggatatatttttaagaaaattgaatttataacttattaaaatactcattctaaaaaacaaacaagtatGCATTAACAAACCCTAAAAGTATTTGCTATTGTATGTCACGTTATTTTtctagaataaatattttaataaaaaaattataacttactaaaatacttttttaaaaatataattaaatatcaaataacaTAGAAATATCCACACTTCATTTTTCTCTAGACATTTACTTGGATTAAGTAAAGATTAAACTCAAATTCTAAAATGatatcaaaatttatcattGTTCTTGGGCATATGAGATCATATGCTATAGATCATTATCAAATCACACTAGATATCTAATCCTACAAACTTCACACTAGATGTCTAATTCTACAAGCTTCATGTGCCCAATATCCATTTTTTTGTGTGAGGAAATATGTTAAGAAATTTTACATCAACTAATAATacaatgaaattgaaatatacAAGTGAAAACAATTCTTACCTGTTATAAAAGAGAAGTATTTGTTACCTTTCTAAGGTTGAGTCAAGCCAAACTCAAAttctaacaaaatatatatgtgaaatAGCATGAAGCATGCATAGTTTTCCTAAACAAATACAGTCAGTGtctgaattataaaataacaagGTAATGGAgctttatccttaatatatgtGGGCCCATGATTCTTTACCCTTCTGATGAATACATTTCCTCCCCTATCCTTCCTAAGCTGTGGCTGTGCACACCTTGCGGATAAGCCTTGGGCTTGAGCCATGTTTCCTAGGCTTTTAAACAATCaacatattattttcttttcattttattcatttattcttcTAGTCCCCCTAACCTGCTTCATAGAATATCACACCAAAAAACTAACTCCAGGCCTTGTCCCCTAAACTTAACAAACCACCGAGAATGATTCTATTCCTTTTTCCTTAGAACTCATTAGAGACAAACCATTTTCGTCACCACTTTGTTGTGCGCTGTCATTGAAAGATTGAAGCTTGTTGTGCAAAAGGGTATGTCTGTGATAGGGGCGTATTCACATTTTCTCTACGGAGAGGTTTATCAGAAGGATCAACAGTGCCCACAGTACTTGGTGAGTGGGAGGGGATATTTGTTTTCTCACAAGAGTAGTTGTGGGAGCATATGGGTTGGAAGCAGAAAGAGTGAAGGTAAAATTAAAAGGAGGAATTTGCGTGTGGAAGCTATGTGGCCTGATTTGTCAAGACCGAATGAGTTAGAGATGGAAGAGATTAGTGATTCTGAGCAGCTTGATCAAATTCTTGTTCATGCCCAACAGAACTCACAGCCTATCCTCATTGAT is a window encoding:
- the LOC100811965 gene encoding thioredoxin-like 3-1, chloroplastic, with translation MSVIGAYSHFLYGEVYQKDQQCPQYLVSGRGYLFSHKSSCGSIWVGSRKSEGKIKRRNLRVEAMWPDLSRPNELEMEEISDSEQLDQILVHAQQNSQPILIDWMATWCRKCIYLKPKLEKLAPEYHNKAKFYFVDVNKVPQTLVKRGNISKMPTIQLWKDGEMKAEVIGGHKAWLVMEEVREMIQKYL